In a single window of the Solea senegalensis isolate Sse05_10M linkage group LG1, IFAPA_SoseM_1, whole genome shotgun sequence genome:
- the LOC122766610 gene encoding histone H2A-like, which produces MSGRGKTGGKARAKAKTRSSRAGLQFPVGRVHRLLRKGNYAHRVGAGAPVYLAAVLEYLTAEILELAGNAARDNKKTRIIPRHLQLAVRNDEELNKLLGGVTIAQGGVLPNIQAVLLPKKTEKAAKSK; this is translated from the coding sequence ATGTCAGGAAGAGGCAAAACCGGCGGAAAAGCCCGCGCTAAGGCAAAGACTCGCTCCTCTCGTGCTGGACTCCAGTTCCCGGTCGGTCGTGTTCACAGACTGCTGCGCAAAGGCAACTACGCTCATCGTGTGGGTGCCGGCGCCCCCGTCTACCTGGCCGCTGTGCTCGAGTACCTGACCGCTGAGATCCTGGAGCTGGCTGGAAACGCCGCCCGCGACAACAAGAAGACCCGTATCATCCCCCGCCACCTGCAGCTGGCCGTCCGCAACGACGAGGAGCTCAACAAACTCCTGGGCGGAGTGACCATCGCTCAGGGCGGCGTGCTGCCCAACATCCAGGCTGTTCTTCTGCCCAAGAAGACCGAGAAGGCCGCTAAGTccaagtaa
- the LOC122766686 gene encoding histone H2B has product MPEPAKSAPKKGSKKAVTKTAGKGGKKRRKSRKESYAIYVYKVLKQVHPDTGISSKAMGIMNSFVNDIFERIAGEASRLAHYNKRSTITSREIQTAVRLLLPGELAKHAVSEGTKAVTKYTSSK; this is encoded by the coding sequence ATGCCTGAACCCGCCAAGTCCGCGCCCAAGAAGGGTTCCAAGAAAGCCGTGACTAAGACCGCCGGCAAAGGAggcaagaagaggagaaagagcaggaagGAGAGCTACGCCATCTACGTGTACAAGGTGCTCAAGCAGGTCCACCCCGACACTGGCATCTCGTCCAAGGCCATGGGCATCATGAACTCCTTCGTCAACGACATCTTCGAGCGCATCGCCGGTGAGGCGTCTCGCCTGGCTCACTACAACAAGCGCTCCACCATCACCTCCAGGGAGATTCAGACCGCCGTGCGTCTCCTGCTGCCCGGTGAGCTGGCCAAGCACGCCGTGTCCGAGGGAACCAAGGCCGTCACCAAGTACACCAGCTCCAAGTAA
- the LOC122782698 gene encoding uncharacterized protein LOC122782698, protein MARTKQTARKSTGGKAPRKQLATKAARKSAPATGGVKKPHRYRPGTVALREIRRYQKSTELLIRKLPFQRLVREIAQDFKTDLRFQSSAVMALQESSEAYLVGLFEDTNLCAIHAKRVTIMPKDIQLARRIRGERAGITKPAIRRLARRGGVKRISGLIYEETRGVLKVFLENVIRDAVTYTEHAKRKTVTAMDVVYALKRQGRTLMPEPAKSAPKKGSKKAVTKTAGKGGKKRRKSRKESYAIYVYKVLKQVHPDTGISSKAMGIMNSFVNDIFERIAGEASRLAHYNKRSTITSREIQTAVRLLLPGELAKHAVSEGTKAVTKYTSSNGLLGLLGQKNSLDVGQHAALSDGHSAQEFIELLVVADGQLQVAGDDTGLLVVAGGVSSQLQDLSGQVLEHSGQVDGGAGTHTMSVVAFAQQSVNTTDRELDSVTVSQLLPQFKSRESLVSASLFLLLKATSRNMARTKQTARKSTGGKAPRKQLATKAARKSAPATGGVKKPHRYRPGTVALREIRRYQKSTELLIRKLPFQRLVREIAQDFKTDLRFQSSAVMALQESSEAYLVGLFEDTNLCAIHAKRVTIMPKDIQLARRIRGERA, encoded by the exons ATGGCAAGAACCAAGCAAACCGCCCGTAAATCTACCGGAGGTAAAGCTCCCAGGAAGCAGCTGGCCACCAAGGCTGCGCGTAAGAGCGCGCCTGCCACCGGCGGCGTGAAGAAGCCTCACCGTTACAGGCCCGGTACCGTGGCTCTGCGAGAGATCCGTCGTTACCAGAAATCCACGGAGCTGCTGATCCGCAAGCTGCCCTTCCAGCGCCTGGTGAGAGAGATCGCTCAGGACTTCAAGACCGACCTGCGCTTCCAGAGCTCCGCGGTCATGGCTCTGCAGGAGTCCAGCGAGGCTTACCTGGTCGGCCTGTTCGAGGACACCAACCTGTGCGCCATCCACGCCAAGAGAGTCACCATCATGCCCAAGGACATCCAGCTGGCCCGCCGCATCCGTGGAGAGAGAGCT GGAATCACCAAGCCCGCCATCCGCCGTCTGGCTCGCCGTGGCGGAGTGAAGCGTATCTCTGGTCTGATCTACGAGGAGACTCGTGGGGTGTTGAAGGTTTTCCTGGAGAACGTGATCCGTGATGCTGTCACCTACACCGAGCACGCAAAGAGGAAGACTGTGACCGCCATGGACGTGGTTTATGCTCTGAAGAGACAGGGAAGAACTCT GATGCCTGAACCCGCCAAGTCCGCGCCCAAGAAGGGTTCCAAGAAAGCCGTGACTAAGACCGCCGGCAAAGGAggcaagaagaggagaaagagcaggaagGAGAGCTACGCCATCTACGTGTACAAGGTGCTCAAGCAGGTCCACCCCGACACTGGCATCTCGTCCAAGGCCATGGGCATCATGAACTCCTTCGTCAACGACATCTTCGAGCGCATCGCCGGTGAGGCGTCTCGCCTGGCTCACTACAACAAGCGCTCCACCATCACCTCCAGGGAGATTCAGACCGCCGTGCGTCTCCTGCTGCCCGGTGAGCTGGCCAAGCACGCCGTGTCCGAGGGAACCAAGGCCGTCACCAAGTACACCAGCTCCAA CGGCCTTCTCGGTCTTCTTGGGCAGAAGAACAGCCTGGATGTTGGGCAGCACGCCGCCCTGAGCGATGGTCACTCCGCCCAGGAGTTTATTGAGCTCCTCGTCGTTGCGGACGGCCAGCTGCAGGTGGCGGGGGATGATACGGGTCTTCTTGTTGTCGCGGGCGGCGTTTCCAGCCAGCTCCAGGATCTCAGCGGTCAGGTACTCGAGCACAGCGGCCAAGTAGACGGGGGCGCCGGCACCCACACGATGAGCGTAGTTGCCTTTGCGCAGCAGTCTGTGAACACGACCGACCGGGAACTGGA CAGCGTCACCGTGTCACAGCTGCTCCCACAGTTTAAGAGCAGAGAGTCGCTCGTGTCTGCTTCACTTTTTCTCCTGTTGAAAGCAACAAGCAGAAACATGGCAAGAACCAAGCAAACCGCCCGTAAATCTACCGGAGGTAAAGCTCCCAGGAAGCAGCTGGCCACCAAGGCTGCGCGTAAGAGCGCGCCTGCCACCGGCGGCGTGAAGAAGCCTCACCGTTACAGGCCCGGTACCGTGGCTCTGCGAGAGATCCGTCGCTACCAGAAATCCACGGAGCTGCTGATCCGCAAGCTGCCCTTCCAGCGCCTGGTGAGAGAGATCGCTCAGGACTTCAAGACCGACCTGCGCTTCCAGAGCTCCGCGGTCATGGCTCTGCAGGAGTCCAGCGAGGCTTACCTGGTCGGCCTGTTCGAGGACACCAACCTGTGCGCCATCCACGCCAAGAGAGTCACCATCATGCCCAAGGACATCCAGCTGGCCCGCCGCATCCGTGGAGAGAGAGCttaa
- the LOC122766691 gene encoding histone H4 — protein MSGRGKGGKGLGKGGAKRHRKVLRDNIQGITKPAIRRLARRGGVKRISGLIYEETRGVLKVFLENVIRDAVTYTEHAKRKTVTAMDVVYALKRQGRTLYGFGG, from the coding sequence ATGAGTGGCCGTGGAAAAGGAGGAAAGGGTCTCGGTAAAGGAGGCGCTAAGCGTCACCGCAAAGTTCTCCGTGATAACATCCAGGGAATCACCAAGCCCGCCATCCGCCGTCTGGCTCGCCGTGGCGGAGTGAAGCGTATCTCTGGTCTGATCTACGAGGAGACTCGTGGGGTGTTGAAGGTTTTCCTGGAGAACGTGATCCGTGATGCTGTCACCTACACCGAGCACGCAAAGAGGAAGACTGTGACCGCCATGGACGTGGTTTATGCTCTGAAGAGACAGGGAAGAACTCTGTACGGCTTCGGCGGTTAA
- the LOC122766637 gene encoding histone H2A-like: protein MSGRGKTGGKARAKAKTRSSRAGLQFPVGRVHRLLRKGNYAHRVGAGAPVYLAAVLEYLTAEILELAGNAARDNKKTRIIPRHLQLAVRNDEELNKLLGGVTIAQGGVLPNIQAVLLPKKTEKAAKSK from the coding sequence ATGTCAGGAAGAGGCAAAACCGGCGGAAAGGCCCGCGCCAAGGCAAAGACCCGCTCTTCTCGTGCTGGACTCCAGTTCCCGGTCGGTCGTGTTCACAGACTGCTGCGCAAAGGCAACTACGCTCATCGTGTGGGTGCCGGCGCCCCCGTCTACTTGGCCGCTGTGCTCGAGTACCTGACCGCTGAGATCCTGGAGCTGGCTGGAAACGCCGCCCGCGACAACAAGAAGACCCGTATCATCCCCCGCCACCTGCAGCTGGCCGTCCGCAACGACGAGGAGCTCAATAAACTCCTGGGCGGAGTGACCATCGCTCAGGGCGGCGTGCTGCCCAACATCCAGGCTGTTCTTCTGCCCAAGAAGACCGAGAAGGCCGCTAAGTCCAAGTAA
- the LOC122766727 gene encoding histone H2B-like produces MPEPAKSAPKKGSKKAVTKTAGKGGKKRRKSRKESYAIYVYKVRKQVHPDTGISSKAMGIMNSFVNDIFERIAGEASRLAHYNKRSTITSREIQTAVRLLLPGELAKHAVSEGTKAVTKYTSSK; encoded by the coding sequence ATGCCTGAACCCGCCAAGTCCGCGCCCAAGAAGGGCTCCAAGAAAGCCGTGACTAAGACCGCCGGCAAAGGAggcaagaagaggagaaagagcaggaagGAGAGCTACGCCATCTACGTGTACAAGGTGCGCAAGCAGGTCCACCCCGACACTGGCATCTCGTCCAAGGCCATGGGCATCATGAACTCCTTCGTCAACGACATCTTCGAGCGCATCGCCGGTGAGGCGTCTCGCCTGGCTCACTACAACAAGCGCTCCACCATCACCTCCAGGGAGATTCAGACCGCTGTGCGTCTCCTGCTGCCCGGTGAGCTGGCCAAGCACGCCGTGTCCGAGGGAACCAAGGCCGTCACCAAGTACACCAGCTCCAAGTAA